A genomic region of uncultured Paludibaculum sp. contains the following coding sequences:
- a CDS encoding HlyD family efflux transporter periplasmic adaptor subunit — protein MKPHSSSAILLLSSACLVGAIWTHATLSSAHHWQRSSFDSAAEVTQALRLTGELVSVASVPVNASILELEVPVNAKVHKGDVIGESLPDATPHPSAELGDRIDQASAAVDTARATLQDLETRLAAAQARADETRSRLASAEIAVGAAQSAAQRDDALYREGMESQLKHDEALSTQEEARRQVDTQAALGSQSATTVEELELQVAEARAALRAAQEDRRAAESAIANPEIAAVRVPAVSPADGYLVQRDEFSRDFEIVSDLNRQIETQIPPARLSEVHIGQRATFALDGQPQLVLHAVVRKIGEVQASAAGSRCPVTLSVSDAAGLGSDSARVTITLE, from the coding sequence ATGAAGCCGCACTCGTCCTCAGCCATCCTGCTTCTCTCTTCGGCCTGTCTCGTTGGCGCCATCTGGACCCACGCCACCCTCTCTTCCGCGCACCACTGGCAGCGCTCCTCGTTCGATTCAGCCGCCGAAGTGACCCAGGCTCTCCGCCTCACCGGAGAACTGGTCTCGGTCGCGTCAGTACCGGTGAACGCTTCGATTCTCGAACTCGAAGTCCCCGTGAATGCGAAAGTACACAAGGGAGATGTCATCGGTGAGTCGCTGCCGGATGCCACGCCCCATCCATCCGCCGAACTCGGAGACCGCATAGACCAGGCCTCTGCTGCTGTGGATACCGCCCGTGCGACTCTCCAGGATCTTGAGACGCGCCTCGCCGCCGCCCAGGCTCGCGCTGACGAGACCCGCAGCCGCCTGGCCAGTGCCGAGATCGCCGTCGGCGCAGCGCAGTCCGCCGCGCAGCGCGACGACGCGCTCTACCGCGAAGGCATGGAAAGCCAACTGAAGCACGACGAGGCGCTCTCCACTCAGGAGGAGGCTCGCCGGCAGGTCGACACCCAAGCCGCGCTTGGCAGCCAGTCCGCAACGACTGTTGAGGAATTGGAGCTTCAGGTAGCGGAAGCCCGCGCCGCGTTACGCGCGGCGCAGGAGGATCGGCGAGCCGCCGAATCCGCCATCGCCAACCCGGAAATCGCGGCTGTCCGAGTGCCCGCCGTGTCGCCCGCCGACGGTTACCTGGTCCAGCGCGACGAATTCTCCAGAGACTTCGAAATCGTCTCGGATCTCAATCGGCAGATCGAAACCCAGATCCCGCCGGCCCGCCTCTCCGAGGTCCACATCGGACAACGTGCCACCTTCGCCCTGGACGGCCAGCCCCAGCTTGTCCTCCACGCCGTAGTCCGGAAGATCGGCGAAGTCCAAGCGTCGGCGGCCGGTTCCCGCTGTCCGGTCACACTCTCGGTATCCGATGCCGCGGGCCTCGGCTCCGATAGCGCCCGCGTCACCATCACCCTTGAGTAG
- a CDS encoding sensor histidine kinase codes for MRKGLNRSMADLSTHHWSLRKATRQFLSTWDRALGIGFAGLLLLMAAMAFDATTSLRRVELATAALRNESRARDALLDQLRADIFRTATVVRDYLLDVDGARADGQKAELQALRARIGQTLLQYEAKLPLSERDTFRDLRSHVDSYWWSLEPSLQWDAKLRRAKAGSFLLDVILPFRTEVLQLTRRITALNERDLDAGEERIRAVQSGFRRRVAVISLSALLLGLILATLSIRRVQRLEREAQARYEEVEAARREMQTLSSRLVTAQEEERRNLSRELHDEVGQTMSAMLVELGRLESSPDAETRGERLKSVRGLAETSVGMVRNMALLLRPSMLDDLGLVAALRWQAREVTRRSGLKVKMVADEIVEDLPDSHRTCVYRVVQEALNNCTRHAQATQVRVVVRRDEQGLSVTVQDDGIGFDPRREKGMGLLGMEERVDQLGGRFSIDSASGHGAVLSILLPLDGAARQPTKDTI; via the coding sequence ATGAGGAAAGGCCTCAACCGTTCGATGGCGGATCTCTCCACCCATCACTGGTCCCTCCGCAAGGCGACGCGTCAGTTCCTCTCGACCTGGGACCGCGCCCTCGGTATCGGCTTCGCCGGACTCCTGTTGCTCATGGCGGCCATGGCCTTCGACGCCACCACATCCCTACGCCGGGTCGAACTCGCTACCGCTGCCCTGCGCAACGAGTCCCGCGCTCGCGACGCACTGCTCGATCAGTTGCGCGCCGACATATTCCGCACCGCCACCGTTGTCCGCGACTACCTGCTCGACGTCGACGGGGCCCGCGCCGACGGTCAGAAAGCCGAATTGCAGGCCCTACGTGCCCGTATCGGCCAGACGCTGCTGCAATACGAAGCCAAGCTGCCCCTGTCTGAACGCGACACCTTCCGCGACCTCCGCAGCCACGTCGACTCCTACTGGTGGTCGCTCGAGCCCTCCCTCCAGTGGGACGCCAAACTCCGCCGCGCCAAGGCCGGCAGCTTCCTTCTCGACGTCATTCTGCCCTTCCGCACCGAAGTGCTGCAGCTCACACGGCGCATCACCGCATTGAATGAACGGGATCTCGACGCCGGCGAGGAGCGCATTCGCGCCGTTCAGTCCGGCTTCCGCCGCCGCGTGGCCGTCATCTCCCTGTCGGCCCTGCTGCTTGGGCTCATCCTCGCCACCTTGAGCATCCGCCGCGTCCAGCGGCTCGAACGGGAAGCCCAGGCCCGCTACGAAGAGGTGGAAGCGGCCCGACGCGAAATGCAGACCCTCTCCAGCCGCCTGGTCACCGCGCAGGAGGAGGAACGCCGCAACCTGTCCCGCGAACTGCATGACGAGGTTGGCCAGACCATGTCAGCCATGCTCGTTGAACTTGGGCGGCTGGAGTCCTCGCCCGACGCCGAGACGCGGGGCGAGCGCCTGAAGTCGGTACGAGGCCTTGCCGAAACCAGCGTCGGTATGGTGCGCAACATGGCGCTGCTGCTGCGCCCTTCGATGCTAGACGACCTTGGCCTCGTGGCCGCCCTCCGCTGGCAGGCGCGTGAGGTCACGCGCCGCTCCGGCCTCAAGGTCAAGATGGTTGCCGACGAGATCGTGGAAGACCTGCCCGATTCTCACCGCACCTGCGTCTACCGCGTCGTCCAGGAGGCACTAAACAACTGCACGCGCCATGCCCAGGCGACTCAGGTGCGTGTAGTCGTCCGCCGCGACGAGCAGGGGCTTTCCGTCACCGTGCAGGACGATGGCATCGGCTTCGATCCGCGCCGCGAAAAAGGAATGGGACTGCTCGGGATGGAGGAACGTGTGGACCAACTCGGCGGCCGCTTCTCCATCGACTCAGCGTCCGGCCACGGCGCCGTCCTCTCCATTCTGCTGCCTCTCGACGGCGCAGCCCGTCAGCCTACAAAGGACACCATATGA
- a CDS encoding mechanosensitive ion channel — protein sequence MWCAPLFVAARRRAFSGAALAFLLLLSASGPGLRAQRPLPDQDILQYLGQTSTWYRNVATVVRSPADSTESVLAGPLRQSSIETVRLAFEFARAQAAIPQAVTTDGPPPDASRSRTLAQSAATAAQRVEQAQAQLDRLNLQLQTAAGATRIRLQALRDEVTSEANFAKARRDALRTLIGFLSVPDEGGLAAKIAALERAIPEASPSQKTSAEPAPGARLSAAQDFHPESSGIVGLTAEVFSVSQRMSRLTRLAEETDTLRQTAEKLRAPLRSALRDVIRRGDAVAQLPESSNVEALNAQRKEIDALLARFKQLSASSVPLSEQSAQINASRGRIVEWRRVLGERYNSSLRYLLLRIGMLAVSLLVIFGLSEVARRATMRYVQDLRRRRQFLVLRRVVAGCAVALLVAMSFVTEFGSLATFAGFSAAGIAVAMQSVLVSVVAYFFLVGRWGVRAGDRVTVSGVTGEVADVGLFRLYLLELGGSGPALRPTGRIVVFPNAVFFQPSAMFKQLPGFDYVWRAVTIKFPARVDYGQLERQLLSAVEAIWAEYREIVERQHGNVQSSLLLHSESPRPESRLRFIDAGMEITIRYPVEIRRVAEIDDRITREVVRLVEADPALADKDGATFKIESVAG from the coding sequence ATGTGGTGCGCTCCGCTTTTTGTCGCCGCCCGGCGCCGCGCATTCAGCGGGGCAGCGCTGGCGTTTCTGCTGCTTCTGTCGGCCTCCGGCCCTGGGTTGCGTGCGCAGCGGCCTCTCCCTGACCAGGATATTCTCCAGTATCTAGGCCAGACCTCGACTTGGTATCGAAATGTGGCTACAGTCGTCCGGTCGCCCGCCGATTCGACAGAGTCGGTTCTCGCCGGCCCACTGCGGCAAAGCTCCATCGAGACCGTCCGGCTGGCGTTCGAGTTTGCCCGCGCCCAGGCCGCAATCCCTCAGGCGGTCACGACCGATGGCCCTCCGCCGGACGCCTCACGAAGCCGCACACTTGCTCAGTCCGCAGCCACCGCTGCGCAGCGGGTTGAGCAGGCCCAGGCGCAACTGGATCGCCTCAATCTTCAACTACAGACCGCCGCGGGCGCGACTCGCATCCGACTGCAGGCACTCCGCGACGAAGTGACCAGTGAGGCGAACTTCGCCAAGGCGCGGCGCGACGCGCTACGTACCCTTATCGGTTTCCTCAGCGTCCCCGACGAAGGCGGCCTCGCCGCCAAGATCGCTGCGTTGGAGCGCGCCATTCCGGAAGCCAGTCCGTCACAGAAGACTTCCGCCGAGCCGGCCCCCGGTGCCCGTCTCTCCGCCGCGCAGGATTTCCATCCGGAATCTTCGGGCATCGTCGGACTCACGGCGGAGGTCTTTTCCGTCTCCCAGCGAATGAGCCGGCTCACCCGTCTGGCTGAGGAGACGGATACCCTCCGTCAAACCGCCGAGAAGCTTCGAGCACCGCTGCGGAGCGCGTTACGAGACGTGATCCGGAGGGGTGATGCCGTTGCGCAATTGCCGGAGTCCTCCAACGTGGAGGCATTGAACGCGCAGCGCAAGGAAATCGACGCACTGCTGGCGCGCTTCAAGCAGCTCTCGGCCTCGTCCGTCCCGCTTAGCGAGCAATCGGCACAGATCAACGCCAGCCGCGGGCGGATCGTGGAGTGGCGCCGGGTCCTCGGTGAACGCTACAACTCCTCGCTGCGGTATCTCCTGCTGCGCATCGGCATGCTCGCGGTATCCCTCCTTGTGATCTTCGGGCTCTCTGAGGTCGCCCGGCGGGCCACCATGCGTTACGTGCAGGACTTGCGTCGCCGCCGGCAATTCCTGGTCTTGCGGCGCGTGGTGGCCGGCTGTGCCGTCGCGCTGCTGGTTGCCATGAGCTTTGTCACGGAATTCGGATCGCTGGCGACCTTTGCTGGATTCTCGGCGGCCGGGATCGCTGTCGCCATGCAGAGCGTCCTCGTGTCCGTAGTCGCCTATTTCTTCCTGGTGGGGCGCTGGGGTGTGCGGGCTGGCGACCGCGTCACGGTGTCGGGCGTAACCGGGGAAGTGGCCGACGTCGGACTGTTCCGCCTGTACCTCCTGGAGTTGGGCGGTTCCGGACCAGCTCTTCGGCCCACCGGCCGAATCGTCGTCTTTCCCAACGCCGTGTTCTTTCAACCCTCGGCGATGTTCAAGCAGCTTCCAGGCTTCGACTATGTCTGGCGTGCGGTCACCATCAAGTTCCCAGCCAGGGTTGACTATGGCCAACTGGAGCGGCAACTTCTCAGTGCTGTGGAAGCGATCTGGGCGGAGTATCGCGAGATCGTCGAGCGCCAACACGGCAATGTTCAGTCCTCCCTGCTGCTGCACTCCGAATCTCCTCGGCCCGAGAGCCGTCTCCGGTTCATTGATGCAGGTATGGAGATCACCATTCGCTACCCGGTGGAGATTCGCCGGGTCGCCGAGATCGACGACCGGATCACGAGGGAAGTTGTCCGGCTTGTGGAAGCCGACCCGGCCCTGGCGGATAAGGACGGCGCCACGTTCAAGATCGAATCCGTGGCCGGCTGA
- a CDS encoding Rrf2 family transcriptional regulator, whose amino-acid sequence MRTLSKKIQYSLRALYALSRVYDKPLLIADLAEKEAIPKKFLEQILLQLKAKGLVQSKKGKGGGYRLARHPETVTLGQVIRLIDGPLAPLPCASETAYRKCDECVDDRYCGTRLVMRDVRDQMARILDGTTLAGVCRRVDEARSDADQSDNFMYYI is encoded by the coding sequence ATGCGTACGCTCTCGAAGAAAATCCAATACTCCCTGCGCGCCTTGTATGCGCTAAGCCGGGTGTACGACAAGCCACTCCTCATCGCGGACCTTGCAGAGAAGGAAGCGATTCCCAAGAAATTCCTGGAGCAGATCCTGCTTCAGTTGAAGGCCAAAGGCCTCGTTCAGAGCAAGAAGGGCAAAGGGGGCGGCTATCGACTGGCTCGACACCCCGAAACCGTCACGCTGGGGCAGGTGATCCGGCTGATTGACGGACCACTGGCCCCGCTGCCTTGTGCCAGCGAAACGGCCTACCGCAAATGCGACGAGTGCGTGGATGACCGCTACTGCGGCACCCGGCTGGTCATGCGGGATGTGCGCGACCAAATGGCACGCATTCTGGACGGCACAACTCTCGCCGGAGTTTGCCGGCGGGTCGACGAGGCACGTTCGGACGCCGATCAGTCAGACAACTTCATGTATTACATTTGA
- a CDS encoding STAS domain-containing protein, translated as MATRLTVHERGDFTIIDAHGKLASPEEHGSLHQQLRQLLESGRSHILLDLSGVPSLDLEDIGELMVGYALVTLAGGELRLLNPSGHTADVLRTTRIIHLIGGAGEVAEHPTPHAVARWHACSEWYIG; from the coding sequence ATGGCCACGCGTCTGACCGTTCACGAGCGCGGCGACTTCACAATCATCGACGCGCACGGGAAACTCGCCTCGCCCGAAGAGCACGGCTCTCTCCACCAGCAGCTACGCCAACTGCTGGAGAGTGGCCGCTCCCATATCCTGCTCGATCTTTCCGGTGTGCCGTCGCTAGACCTTGAGGACATCGGAGAACTCATGGTTGGCTACGCCCTCGTTACCCTGGCGGGTGGTGAGCTAAGGTTGCTGAACCCTTCCGGCCACACCGCCGACGTGCTGCGCACCACGCGCATCATTCACCTTATTGGTGGAGCGGGCGAGGTTGCGGAGCACCCGACGCCCCATGCCGTCGCCAGATGGCATGCCTGCAGCGAGTGGTACATCGGCTGA
- a CDS encoding VWA domain-containing protein, with amino-acid sequence MSIRACSALGLFAGLLAQPPPTSPPLLRVDVELVQVDAVVTDSRGHHVPDLQREDFEIRQDGKLQKIGHLSFVAGSPATVGWDRPKASSVETIPPPAASIDAKDIQRTYALVVDDLGLTFENIVRVRSALKTFVDENMHPNDLTAVITTGRGAAAFQQFTPDKRILHAAIDRLRVNLNSRAAGASVFGSFTPVVDQHDEEWARQHFTNGTLGALQYIVQGLRGLPGRKSVILFSQHIPMDRDQPGQWIEHLQRLANEANRSGVVFYAVDVRPLAPPSGFSATNGRPVMVAETRPIDRLKQRLNDHAAYLEAQTGLYYLAKQTGGLFLKDDNDLTKLIRQAIEDQSGYYLIGYRPEAGTFDKSRGVTRYHHIDVKVLRPGLRVRTRAGFMGAPDVPESAAPRTRGERIAAAFASPFRAAEVPVRLTSWFDDEPDGGPSVLSMVHIDARSLYFSPEADGWKKAIVDVVTVAMGAEGRSVSRLDRTYTVRARGPLYDSLLREGLVYTTTHPLKALGPFQYRAVVRDAMSGRIGSASQFIEVPSVRKGQLAVSGVVLLNATNDAVQQLGAGGSGDDELANQSGGHPALRRFRYGQKVAYSYRILNASKRMETELRLYRDGVLVFHTPATEIVAESEGPPGHKQLTGVLTLGPPLLTGDYVLQVVAMDKTERKKQNVATNWIDFELLLAPTLE; translated from the coding sequence ATGTCTATCCGCGCTTGTTCTGCCCTCGGACTCTTTGCCGGCCTTCTCGCGCAGCCTCCACCCACCAGTCCACCACTGCTTCGAGTCGACGTCGAATTGGTCCAGGTCGATGCGGTGGTCACCGATTCCCGCGGCCACCATGTACCCGACCTTCAGCGGGAGGACTTCGAGATCCGGCAGGATGGGAAACTCCAGAAGATCGGCCATCTGTCCTTTGTCGCGGGGAGTCCGGCAACCGTGGGATGGGATCGCCCGAAGGCCTCTTCAGTGGAGACGATCCCACCACCTGCGGCCAGCATTGATGCCAAGGACATTCAGCGAACGTATGCCCTGGTTGTGGACGACCTGGGACTCACGTTTGAGAACATCGTTCGAGTTCGCAGTGCACTGAAGACGTTTGTCGATGAGAACATGCACCCGAACGACCTGACTGCCGTGATAACTACCGGGCGCGGCGCTGCAGCATTCCAGCAGTTCACGCCGGACAAGCGAATCCTGCATGCCGCGATCGACCGGCTGCGGGTCAACCTGAACTCCAGGGCTGCCGGCGCCTCTGTTTTCGGATCATTCACACCGGTTGTGGACCAACACGATGAGGAATGGGCCCGTCAACACTTCACGAACGGCACTCTGGGTGCGTTGCAGTACATCGTCCAGGGACTGCGTGGGCTGCCGGGTCGAAAGTCCGTCATTCTCTTCTCGCAGCACATTCCCATGGACCGGGACCAGCCCGGCCAATGGATCGAGCACTTGCAGCGCCTGGCGAATGAAGCCAACCGGTCGGGAGTCGTCTTTTACGCAGTAGACGTCCGCCCTCTGGCCCCACCCTCAGGATTCTCGGCCACGAATGGACGTCCCGTCATGGTCGCCGAGACCCGCCCCATAGACAGACTCAAACAGAGACTGAACGACCACGCGGCATATCTGGAGGCACAGACCGGTCTGTATTACCTGGCGAAACAGACGGGCGGATTATTCCTCAAGGACGACAATGATCTGACGAAGCTAATCCGACAAGCGATCGAGGATCAGTCTGGGTATTATCTGATCGGCTACCGGCCCGAGGCCGGCACGTTCGACAAGAGTCGCGGCGTGACGCGCTACCATCACATCGACGTGAAAGTCCTGCGGCCCGGATTGCGCGTGCGAACACGAGCCGGATTCATGGGTGCTCCGGATGTTCCGGAGAGCGCCGCACCACGAACACGGGGTGAACGGATTGCCGCGGCCTTTGCATCGCCCTTCCGTGCCGCGGAGGTGCCGGTCCGCCTGACTTCCTGGTTTGACGATGAACCAGATGGCGGTCCCAGTGTCCTCTCGATGGTGCATATCGATGCGAGGAGTCTGTACTTCTCTCCGGAAGCCGATGGGTGGAAGAAGGCCATCGTGGATGTCGTTACCGTGGCAATGGGCGCCGAGGGCCGCTCAGTCAGCCGATTGGACCGGACGTACACAGTGCGCGCCAGAGGGCCTCTTTACGACAGCCTGCTGCGGGAGGGACTGGTTTACACGACCACCCATCCGCTCAAGGCACTGGGACCGTTCCAGTACAGAGCGGTGGTGCGCGATGCGATGTCGGGGCGGATCGGCTCAGCGAGCCAGTTCATTGAGGTCCCATCCGTGCGGAAGGGCCAACTGGCGGTATCGGGCGTCGTACTGCTCAATGCTACAAACGATGCCGTGCAGCAGTTGGGTGCCGGTGGCAGCGGGGATGATGAGCTCGCGAATCAAAGCGGCGGCCACCCGGCGCTGCGGCGCTTCCGCTATGGGCAGAAGGTCGCGTATTCATACCGGATCCTGAATGCCAGCAAGCGAATGGAGACGGAACTCCGGTTGTATCGGGATGGGGTTCTCGTGTTTCACACACCGGCGACGGAGATTGTGGCCGAGAGCGAGGGCCCGCCAGGACACAAGCAGCTTACGGGCGTCCTAACACTCGGTCCTCCCCTGCTGACGGGCGATTACGTGCTACAGGTTGTGGCGATGGACAAGACGGAGCGGAAGAAGCAGAACGTGGCTACGAACTGGATTGATTTCGAGTTGTTGCTCGCTCCGACCCTGGAGTGA
- a CDS encoding glycosyltransferase family 39 protein — MTTEPVEGDACDQEAASQRQRHKLAATGVLVVIVFTGAWIRALHLDERPLWVDEAESSINALTILQHGFPTDAYLGIPIYENTHVWPWPENSEYEFRDVSYSENHLAVYHGWLPLYAIAASFALHGIQPDQDDGSRSTKHSLTEQKHRTAAARIPSVLFAAVFLGLAFLGGNVLYGREAGWAALITAAYYPFHTSLSDQARYYSAQVTLTTACCILLWLLIRECRWKHVWLGGIAFVLLFHTHLLSFFTAVVMTAFCMPVIIHRHKDWLRKMLLFASIITAGTLPWIILTGFYQHQSRIPRAWSLLRIPADLPHYPPFNMWYAIPGLVIVIIALRAYLSRRRLVPDASIAAVRLFPVLLFLGGWTLVGYAAFLLFMPAVSFTKDRLSLSYWGPLFLLASTMSVVLVRIFTPRVSTRLCPILASLLMLLIFLSTGHSLAIAHTPGSGEWRVYTDIYQQLDSMHLTSTTKLYAAPNSHLVLSFYSGVPIQDITPVRKSYLDSYRGEIVYIEPEVSVETGILDPARVREAALRDGVVLSQDALEQTAIRLRTYAYRQSMMDAVAPVGPAGLEPLPAYARELLAAQRAQVSTHFANFGYELVTRGFEVRDWSDWCAVLKYRFVDPRARRGTHANFAERLRGADAMIVARSGTAAIYRSRWHPPHSTGSLSFRFVR, encoded by the coding sequence ATGACGACCGAACCCGTGGAAGGGGACGCCTGCGATCAAGAGGCAGCGTCGCAAAGACAACGACACAAGCTGGCCGCGACTGGTGTGCTGGTCGTCATTGTTTTCACCGGGGCCTGGATCCGAGCGCTACACCTGGACGAGCGGCCACTGTGGGTGGATGAGGCCGAATCATCGATTAACGCGCTGACAATCCTGCAGCACGGATTTCCCACGGATGCTTATCTCGGCATCCCCATCTACGAGAACACGCACGTGTGGCCTTGGCCGGAGAACTCAGAATACGAGTTCCGCGACGTAAGCTACTCAGAGAATCACCTTGCGGTCTATCACGGTTGGCTTCCGCTGTACGCGATCGCCGCGTCCTTCGCACTTCACGGGATCCAGCCTGACCAGGACGATGGGAGCCGTTCGACCAAACACAGCCTGACGGAGCAGAAACACCGGACCGCGGCGGCCCGCATTCCCTCGGTACTTTTTGCCGCCGTGTTTCTAGGGCTCGCGTTTCTTGGAGGGAACGTGCTGTACGGCCGGGAAGCAGGATGGGCCGCTCTGATCACCGCAGCCTACTATCCCTTCCACACCTCCCTCTCCGATCAGGCCCGCTACTACTCCGCCCAAGTCACCTTGACGACAGCCTGCTGCATCCTGCTCTGGCTGCTAATCAGAGAGTGCCGATGGAAGCATGTATGGCTTGGAGGGATCGCCTTCGTCCTCCTGTTTCACACGCACCTGCTGAGCTTCTTCACGGCTGTGGTGATGACGGCATTCTGTATGCCGGTGATCATCCATCGCCATAAGGACTGGCTTAGAAAAATGCTCTTGTTCGCGTCGATCATAACCGCCGGCACGCTGCCGTGGATCATCCTCACGGGGTTCTATCAACACCAGAGCCGCATCCCTCGAGCGTGGTCATTGTTGCGTATTCCTGCTGATCTGCCGCACTATCCACCATTCAACATGTGGTATGCGATCCCGGGGCTCGTGATCGTAATCATCGCACTCCGGGCCTACTTGTCCCGAAGACGTCTAGTCCCGGACGCAAGCATTGCCGCGGTGCGTCTGTTTCCAGTACTGCTGTTTCTGGGCGGCTGGACTCTGGTTGGGTATGCAGCCTTTCTGTTGTTCATGCCCGCGGTGAGTTTTACCAAAGACCGACTCAGCCTAAGCTACTGGGGGCCCCTCTTCCTTCTCGCCTCCACCATGAGTGTCGTTCTTGTCCGGATATTCACCCCGCGTGTATCGACGCGCCTCTGCCCCATTCTGGCGTCGCTTCTGATGCTGTTGATCTTCCTGAGCACCGGACATTCATTGGCGATTGCACACACCCCCGGATCTGGAGAATGGAGGGTGTACACGGACATTTACCAGCAGCTCGATTCCATGCACCTGACGTCCACCACAAAACTCTATGCTGCGCCAAATAGCCACCTTGTTTTGAGCTTCTACTCCGGGGTGCCAATCCAGGACATTACTCCGGTGAGGAAGTCCTATCTGGATTCATACCGAGGTGAGATCGTCTACATCGAACCGGAGGTATCCGTGGAGACCGGCATTCTAGACCCGGCAAGGGTCCGGGAGGCAGCCCTGCGCGACGGGGTCGTTCTCTCGCAGGATGCCTTGGAACAGACCGCAATCAGGCTGCGCACCTACGCCTACCGTCAATCGATGATGGATGCCGTAGCGCCGGTGGGACCCGCTGGTCTCGAACCGCTGCCCGCATACGCGCGAGAACTACTGGCGGCTCAGCGAGCCCAGGTCTCGACCCATTTCGCGAACTTCGGGTATGAACTGGTAACTAGAGGTTTTGAAGTACGCGACTGGTCGGACTGGTGTGCCGTACTGAAGTACAGATTCGTTGATCCCCGGGCGCGGCGCGGCACTCATGCCAACTTCGCTGAGCGGCTCAGAGGCGCAGATGCGATGATTGTTGCGCGCTCAGGAACCGCGGCAATCTACCGCTCCCGATGGCATCCACCACATTCGACCGGGTCGCTCAGCTTCAGGTTTGTGCGGTGA
- a CDS encoding SDR family oxidoreductase: MRNTRVGLNSQDVCKCVSPVALISGGSAGIGAASVRRFLAAGWRVAVVALPDAHLNWLRSQDVVITAGDITSGQTRETTVDRTLAAFGRIDVLINGAGVGLYGLPTEISPPLFSRILNVNVVAPLALAQLVVPVMLEQGFGTIVTMGSVAARVALPWAAAYSASKSALCALHDSLRRELRGSPVHLLNVHPGIVDTNFRSHVLSGQAPDAVRNIRYVVSPEAVAEAIFRAVRRRRKTVYVPAIGFLFNMLGALAPSLMDYYLSRLSPPCWNRIRLHTAAASTTRVE; this comes from the coding sequence ATGCGGAACACTCGCGTTGGCCTCAATTCGCAAGACGTCTGCAAGTGTGTCTCGCCCGTTGCCTTGATTTCGGGAGGCTCGGCTGGCATAGGCGCGGCTTCTGTCCGCAGGTTCCTGGCAGCCGGATGGCGGGTGGCCGTGGTAGCGCTGCCTGACGCGCACCTTAACTGGCTGAGATCGCAGGATGTCGTTATCACAGCCGGCGATATCACTTCGGGTCAGACCCGCGAAACCACTGTGGATCGAACGCTCGCCGCATTCGGCCGAATCGACGTTCTGATCAACGGCGCTGGAGTTGGGCTGTATGGCTTGCCAACGGAGATCTCGCCGCCGCTCTTCTCGCGCATCCTGAACGTGAATGTCGTCGCCCCTTTGGCTCTGGCTCAACTGGTCGTGCCTGTGATGCTTGAACAAGGATTCGGGACCATTGTGACAATGGGATCCGTCGCGGCCCGCGTGGCACTGCCTTGGGCCGCCGCCTACTCGGCTTCAAAATCCGCGCTTTGCGCCCTTCACGATTCGCTGCGGCGGGAGTTGCGCGGCAGCCCTGTCCACTTGCTTAATGTCCATCCCGGCATTGTCGATACCAACTTCAGGAGCCACGTTCTGTCCGGACAGGCGCCTGACGCGGTTCGGAACATACGCTACGTGGTCTCCCCCGAGGCTGTTGCGGAGGCAATCTTCCGTGCGGTGAGAAGGCGCCGCAAGACCGTGTACGTGCCCGCGATTGGCTTCCTCTTCAACATGCTTGGGGCTCTCGCTCCTTCACTCATGGATTATTACCTAAGCCGCCTGTCCCCTCCATGTTGGAATCGAATCAGACTCCACACAGCGGCTGCATCCACAACCCGAGTCGAATGA
- a CDS encoding response regulator transcription factor: MIRIILADDHAVMRRGLRLVLEEQKDFQVIGEASDGREAVALVEGLKPDLVVLDITMPNMNGIEAARQISEKQSGVAIVVLSMHSDEGYVLRALKAGARGYLLKESPESDFILAIRSVSQGKAFFSPAVSRLLVEDYVRQLQDKDIEDSYELLTQRERELLQLVAEGKSNKDVANMLNLSLYTVETHRGNLMEKLNLHSVPELILYAVRKGVIS; this comes from the coding sequence ATGATTCGAATCATTCTTGCTGATGACCATGCCGTGATGCGGCGCGGTCTGCGCCTCGTGCTGGAGGAGCAAAAGGACTTTCAGGTAATCGGAGAGGCCAGCGACGGCCGCGAAGCCGTGGCTCTGGTCGAGGGGCTCAAGCCCGACCTCGTCGTGCTCGACATCACCATGCCCAACATGAACGGAATCGAGGCCGCCAGGCAGATCAGCGAGAAACAGTCTGGTGTCGCTATTGTCGTGCTCAGCATGCACTCCGACGAAGGCTATGTCCTGCGTGCCCTCAAAGCCGGGGCTCGCGGCTACCTGCTCAAGGAATCCCCGGAATCCGACTTCATCCTCGCCATCCGCTCTGTCAGCCAGGGCAAGGCCTTCTTCAGCCCCGCTGTCAGCCGCCTGCTGGTGGAGGACTACGTGCGCCAGTTGCAGGACAAGGACATCGAGGACAGCTACGAGCTGCTCACTCAGCGGGAACGCGAGCTTCTGCAGCTTGTCGCCGAGGGCAAGAGCAACAAGGACGTGGCGAACATGCTAAATCTCAGTCTCTATACCGTGGAGACGCACCGCGGCAATCTCATGGAGAAGCTCAATCTGCACAGCGTGCCCGAGCTCATCCTCTACGCGGTGCGCAAGGGCGTCATCTCCTGA